AGGTTTCCATGCTTTGTCTCCTGTGTTGGTAATGCGGTTGTCTGTCTCATAGCCGACAAGACGCACACCTTCTGGAAGTTCGACTCCGAGGAGTTCTGCGGTTGCTTTTGCATCGAGCAAGCTGACGGTTCGTTCGATCTCCATGTTAAAGACCGTGCCACTGAAATTCATGAGTTCAGTCTCCTTACGGAAGCTGGCGCTCGTGTTTGTCTGCTTTACCAATTCAAATGGTTCGGTGTCGATGACTGCGGGCGTCTTCCAGTCTGAAAATTCGAATTTGTCGCCTGGCTTAAAATACAGAGCATACTGCCCTCCTTCAGGTCCTAGCCAGAAACGTTCTTCGCCACCAAAGATATAGATATGTTCCTCCAGCTTGCCAGCTGCGTCCTCTTCAGACATCAGTCCTGTCTCAATTACAGGACGGTTGATCCAACCAAAGCTGGGGCCTGATTGCTGGTCGTAGGTGCTCGTCATCACGCGGCCTTGGTAGTCTGGTGCCACCGCAACGCTCGCATCACCCTGCGTCAAAAGCACGATTGGGGTATGCTGCTTCATGAAAGCGACATCATTGGAATAGTCGCCAGCATCCGTCATTGAGGTGCTGTTACAGCCAACTGTTAGAAGCGAAGCCGCTCCAAGCGCTCCGGTAAGTAGTTTTTGCAGGGTTGTCATAATCGTCTGATTGATACGTTTGAGGTAAAA
The window above is part of the Lentimonas sp. CC4 genome. Proteins encoded here:
- a CDS encoding DUF6786 family protein — its product is MTDAGDYSNDVAFMKQHTPIVLLTQGDASVAVAPDYQGRVMTSTYDQQSGPSFGWINRPVIETGLMSEEDAAGKLEEHIYIFGGEERFWLGPEGGQYALYFKPGDKFEFSDWKTPAVIDTEPFELVKQTNTSASFRKETELMNFSGTVFNMEIERTVSLLDAKATAELLGVELPEGVRLVGYETDNRITNTGDKAWKPETGLPSIWILGMYNPSPETTVVIPFEKGGDEALGPRVNDTYFGKVPAEYLRVEKQKLFFKGDGTRRGKIGISPQRSKGIAGSYDAAGQVLNIVTYNVQDAPNGYVNSMWELQDEPYAGDVINSYNDGSPEPGVDPLGPFYELETSSPAAALKPGETMRHVQRTFHIQGSEEALNPLARRLLGAPLETIKTAF